One genomic segment of Hemibagrus wyckioides isolate EC202008001 linkage group LG08, SWU_Hwy_1.0, whole genome shotgun sequence includes these proteins:
- the atp2b1b gene encoding plasma membrane calcium-transporting ATPase 1b, with amino-acid sequence MARNSRRGSKYKADANHDADFGCTLQELRSLMELRGTEGLQRIQECYGDVQGICSRLKSSPTDGLSLDADDLARRKEEFGKNFIPPKKPKTFLQLVWEALQDVTLIILEVAAMISLGLSFYRPPDAERENCGRAAGGVEDDTEADTGWIEGAAILLSVVCVVLVTAFNDWSKEKQFRGLQNRIEQEQKFTVIRGGQVIQIPVVEIVVGDIAQVKYGDLLPADGILIQGNDLKIDESSLTGESDHVRKTLDKDPILLSGTHVMEGSGRMLVTAVGLNSQTGIIFTLLGAGDDEGEDEKEEKERKKKKKEEKKKEKDRKKKERKEKKDQKHKQQDVSEKYNDKDGVSAEGQLFSSEDGRMVEEKKKSSLPKKEKSVLQGKLTKLAVQIGKAGLFMSAITVIILVVLFLVDTFCIQGLPWLKDCTPVYIQFFVKFFIIGVTVLVVAVPEGLPLAVTISLAYSVKKMMKDNNLVRHLDACETMGNATAICSDKTGTLTMNRMTVVQMYVGDRHYRRVPEPDLIEDKILDLLVIGISVNCAYTTKIMPPEKEGGLPRQVGNKTECALLGFTLDLGRDYQIIRKEYPEERLFKVYTFNSVRKSMSTVLKNFDGSYRMFSKGASEILLKKCCKILTASGEPKVFKARDRDDMLNNVIEPMALEGLRTICLAYRDFPVSEGEPDWDNEADILTSLTCICVVGIEDPVRPEVPEAIKKCQRAGITVRMVTGDNINTARAIANKCGILHPGDDFLCLEGKEFNRRIRNELGEIEQERIDKIWPKLRVLARSSPTDKHTLVKGIIDSTAVERRQVVAVTGDGTNDGPALKKADVGFAMGIAGTDVAKEASDIILTDDNFTSIVKAVMWGRNVYDSISKFLQFQLTVNVVAVVVAFTGACITQDSPLKAVQMLWVNLIMDTFASLALATEPPTEALLLRKPYGRNKPLISRTMMKNILGHAVYQLTIIFILLFAGEKIFDIDSGRNAPLHAPPSEHYTIVFNTFVMMQLFNEFNARKIHGERNVFDGIFNNLIFCFIVFGTFVIQIVIVQFGGKPFSCVGLSIEQWLWCVFLGFGCLIWGQLITTIPTSRLKFLKTAGHGTQKEEIPEEELEEMEDLDEIDHAEMELRRGQVLWCRGLNRIQTQIRVVNAFREALSPYEGLETPESRSSIHNFMSHPEFRIEDSDLAIPLIDETESEEDRPTKRSFVPSAIPSGISSPNQNNNSANSRTFHHYKDLTKTASPQTPGSPMHSLETSL; translated from the exons ATGGCCCGAAACTCTCGCCGTGGTTCCAAGTACAAGGCAGATGCCAACCATGATGCTGATTTTGGCTGCACGCTTCAAGAGCTTCGGTCGCTCATGGAACTCAGAGGAACCGAAGGATTACAGAGAATCCAAGAGTGTTATGGGGACGTCCAAGGAATCTGCTCCAGGTTAAAATCGTCACCCACAGATG GGCTGAGTTTAGATGCTGACGATCTtgcaagaagaaaagaagaatttgGAAAAAATTTCATACCTCCGAAAAAGCCCAAAACATTCCTTCAGTTGGTGTGGGAAGCACTGCAGGATGTGACACTGATTATTTTGGAAGTTGCAGCCATGATATCCTTAGGCCTTTCCTTCTATAGACCTCCAGATGCtgaaagagaaa ACTGTGGAAGAGCTGCAGGAGGAGTGGAGGATGACACTGAAGCAGATACAGGATGGATAGAGGGTGCTGCCATCCTTTTATCCGTCGTCTGCGTGGTTCTCGTCACTGCCTTTAATGACTGGAGCAAAGAAAAGCAGTTTCGCGGCTTGCAGAATCGCATCGAACAAGAGCAAAAGTTCACAGTGATAAGAGGAGGCCAAGTCATTCAGATTCCTGTGGTTGAGATTGTCGTCGGAGACATCGCTCAAGTAAAATACG GTGACCTCCTTCCTGCTGACGGCATTCTAATCCAAGGAAATGATCTAAAAATTGACGAAAGCTCTCTCACTGGAGAGTCGGACCATGTGAGAAAGACACTGGACAAAGATCCCATTCTACTCTCAG GCACTCATGTTATGGAAGGATCGGGAAGGATGTTGGTCACCGCAGTGGGCTTGAATTCTCAGACTGGTATCATCTTCACCCTCCTCGGTGCAGGAGATGATGAAGGAgaggatgaaaaagaagaaaaggagaggaagaaaaagaagaaggaggaaaagaagaaagaaaaagataggaaaaagaaggagagaaaagaaaagaaggaccAAAAAC ACAAACAGCAAGATGTATCGGAAAAATACAACG ATAAAGATGGAGTAAGTGCTGAAGGCCAGCTTTTCAGCAGTGAGGATGGGAGAATGGttgaggagaaaaagaaatccAGTCtgccaaagaaagaaaaatctgtaCTTCAAGGGAAGCTTACCAAACTAGCCGTGCAAATTGGAAAAGCAG GCCTTTTCATGTCGGCCATCACAGTAATTATCTTGGTGGTGCTCTTTTTGGTGGACACTTTCTGCATCCAAGGGCTTCCATGGCTTAAAGACTGCACCCCTGTCTACATCCAGTTCTTTGTCAAGTTCTTCATCATTGGAGTTACTGTATTGGTCGTTGCTGTGCCTGAGGGACTTCCTCTCGCTGTTACCATCTCATTAGCGTATTCTGTCAAA aaaatgatgaaagataaCAACTTGGTCAGACACTTGGATGCGTGTGAGACAATGGGCAATGCCACTGCCATCTGCTCAGATAAAACGGGCACATTAACCATGAACAGAATGACTGTGGTGCAGATGTATGTGGGAGACAGACACTATAGGAGGGTGCCTGAACCTGATCTCATTGAAGACAAGATCTTGGATCTGCTGGTCATTGGCATTAGCGTTAACTGTGCATACACTACTAAGATCATG ccACCTGAGAAGGAAGGTGGACTGCCTCGTCAGGTGGGGAACAAAACTGAATGTGCCTTGCTGGGGTTTACGCTTGACTTGGGTAGAGACTACCAAATCATCCGCAAAGAATATCCAGAAGAGAGGCTTTTCAAAGTATACACCTTCAACTCTGTGAGAAAATCCATGAGCACAGTGCTGAAAAATTTTGATGGAAGTTACCGGATGTTCAGCAAAGGAGCCTCTGAAATACTTCTGAAGAA GTGTTGTAAAATCTTAACAGCTAGCGGTGAGCCCAAGGTCTTCAAGGCCAGAGATCGAGACGACATGCTGAATAATGTGATTGAGCCCATGGCTTTAGAGGGTTTGAGGACAATCTGCCTGGCCTACAGGGACTTTCCTGTCTCAGAGGGGGAACCAGACTGGGACAATGAGGCTGACATCCTCACTAGCCTCACCTGCATCTGTGTTGTGGGCATTGAAGATCCTGTTCGACCTGAG GTCCCTGAGGCCATTAAGAAATGTCAGCGAGCAGGAATCACAGTGCGTATGGTCACCGGGGacaacattaacactgcccGCGCTATTGCCAATAAGTGTGGCATCCTTCATCCTGGAGATGATTTTCTGTGCCTTGAGGGCAAAGAATTCAACAGGCGAATACGCAATGAACTAGGAGAG ATTGAACAAGAGCGTATTGACAAAATTTGGCCTAAACTACGCGTGCTAGCAAGATCCTCTCCGACTGATAAGCATACGCTAGTAAAAG GTATAATTGATAGTACTGCTGTAGAGCGAAGACAAGTAGTAGCTGTAACAGGAGATGGGACAAATGACGGCCCTGCCTTGAAGAAAGCTGATGTTGGCTTTGCAATG GGCATTGCAGGAACAGATGTGGCCAAAGAGGCCTCAGACATTATCTTGACAGATGACAACTTCACCAGCattgtgaaagctgtcatgtgggGGCGAAATGTCTATGACAGCATCTCAAAGTTCCTGCAATTTCAACTGACAGTCAATGTAGTGGCTGTAGTCGTGGCATTCACTGGCGCCTGTATCACACAG GACTCTCCACTAAAAGCAGTCCAGATGTTGTGGGTGAACCTGATCATGGACACATTTGCATCACTGGCTCTAGCCACTGAGCCACCTACTGAGGCTTTACTGCTGAGGAAACCCTACGGTCGCAACAAGCCCCTCATCTCCAGAACCATGATGAAAAACATTTTGGGTCATGCTGTATACCAACTCACTATCATCTTTATTCTGTTGTTTGCTG GTGAGAAGATCTTTGATATTGACAGCGGCAGGAATGCTCCTTTACACGCCCCTCCTTCAGAACACTACACAATTGTCTTTAACACCTTTGTCATGATGCAACTCTTCAACGAGTTCAATGCTCGCAAGATCCATGGCGAGAGGAATGTGTTTGATGGCATTTTCAACAACCTGATCTTCTGTTTCATTGTTTTTGGCACATTTGTTATCCAG ATTGTGATTGTACAATTTGGTGGAAAGCCCTTCAGCTGCGTTGGACTTAGTATTGAACAGTGGCTTTGGTGTGTCTTTCTTGGCTTTGGATGCCTTATCTGGGGTCAG CTGATAACCACCATTCCCACAAGTCGGCTGAAATTCCTGAAGACTGCTGGCCATGGTACCCAGAAGGAGGAGATCCCAGAGGAGGAACTGGAAGAGATGGAGGACCTGGATGAGATCGACCACGCTGAGATGGAACTAAGAAGAGGGCAGGTCCTCTGGTGCAGGGGCCTAAACAGAATCCAGACACAA atccGTGTGGTAAATGCCTTCCGGGAAGCATTGTCCCCTTATGAAGGCTTGGAGACTCCAGAATCGCGAAGCTCCATCCACAACTTCATGAGCCACCCAGAGTTCCGCATCGAAGACTCCGATCTGGCCATCCCCCTAATTGATGAAACTGAGTCTGAAGAAGACAGACCAACAAAACGCAGTTTTGTACCATCAGCCATTCCTTCTGGCATATCTTCACCGAACCAGAACAACAATTCTGCCAACAGCAGAACATTTCATCACTACAAGGACTTAACAAAGACTGCCAGCCCTCAAACTCCTGGTAGTCCCATGCACAGTCTGGAGACATCGCTGTGA
- the zgc:171459 gene encoding uncharacterized protein zgc:171459, producing the protein MASSEFTYKLTDEDIKNLIRLRTTNALLFTRKRNAAKAAWSAIIRELGLDDKVTVEQIAKKWENLKLKYKEIKYPPPGMEAVARSSQWRWFKLLDEALKDEFSPDDSFHSMTSSAGDDDCGPQTSKRICQVKVGSDVLELLVDDDSITRVGDSGPTVLSQERLLGEENPTMLSGLDSERARLAQERQLLEKELEELDRERLVLEREKDLADREKLALQRDRAQLEKDRAAVDRDRASLEQDRARLEKDRAALERDKAALLRDRETLKTENQGKNSTDCSLDTPHEKNREKLILLFERLIEKF; encoded by the exons ATGGCCAGCTCTGAATTTACATATAAAC TGACCGATGAGGACATAAAAAATCTGATACGGCTGCGGACCACAAACGCACTGCTGTTTACCAGGAAAAGAAATGCAGCCAAGGCAGCCTGGAG CGCAATTATTAGGGAGTTGGGTTTGGACGACAAGGTAACAGTGGAGCAGATTGCCAAGAAATGGGAAAACCTAAAGCTAAAATACAAG GAAATAAAATATCCTCCTCCTGGAATGGAGGCAGTCGCAAGATCCTCACAGTGGAGATGGTTTAAACTCCTGGATGAAGCATTAAAGGATGAGTTTTCTCCTGACGACAGCTTTCACTCAATGACATCATCGGCAGGCGACGATGACTGTGGCCCACAGACCAGCAAGAGGATATGCCAGGTGAAAGTAGGAAGTGATGTATTAGAGCTTCTGGTGGATGATGACAGTATAACACGGGTCGGAGACTCAGGACCGACCGTGCTGAGCCAGGAGAGGCTGCTGGGAGAGGAGAACCCGACAATGCTGTCAGGCCTGGACAGCGAGCGGGCCAGATTAGCCCAAGAGCGACAGCTTCTCGAAAAGGAGCTTGAAGAGCTGGATAGAGAAAGACTggtattagagagagagaaggatctGGCTGATCGTGAGAAGCTGGCGCTCCAGAGAGACCGGGCGCAGTTGGAGAAGGACAGGGCGGCcgtagacagagacagagcgtCGCTGGAACAGGACAGAGCCCGTCTGGAGAAAGACAGGGCAGCGTTAGAGAGGGACAAGGCGGCACTTTTGAGAGACCGAGAGACTCTGAAAACCGAGAACCAAGGCAAAAACTCTACCGACTGCAGTCTAGACACTCCTcatgagaaaaacagagagaaattaATTCTCCTGTTTGAGAGATTGATTGAAAAGTTTTGA